Proteins encoded by one window of Salvia splendens isolate huo1 chromosome 14, SspV2, whole genome shotgun sequence:
- the LOC121763237 gene encoding protein DCL, chloroplastic-like has product MASSIASSSTATIYSFHRKPISQNLILSPFSISFPLHKARLRAVKTRSDGGGAVGSSQERGGDLLRKPVAPSPASNDEEGSAAEYSDDDGSDRKREDGDTWVDWEDQILEDTVPLVGFVRMILHSGKYECGNRLSPEHERTILERVLPYHPAYEDKIGSGVDYITIGYHPTFESSRCLFIVRKDGDLVDFSYWKCIKGLIKKNYPLYADSFILRHFRKRRRND; this is encoded by the exons ATGGCGTCTTCAATTGCATCTTCAAGTACAGCTACTATATATTCATTTCACAGAAAACCAATCTCGCAAAACCTAATTTTATCCCCATTCTCCATATCCTTCCCACTCCACAAAGCTCGATTGCGCGCCGTGAAGACCAGGTCGGACGGCGGCGGCGCGGTTGGGAGCAGCCAGGAGCGCGGCGGCGACTTGTTGAGGAAGCCGGTGGCGCCGTCTCCTGCCTCCAACGACGAGGAGGGTTCGGCGGCGGAGTATTCGGATGATGATGGGAGTGATAGGAAGCGCGAAGACGGTGACACGTGGGTGGATTGGGAGGATCAGATTTTGGAGGACACTGTGCCTCTTGTTGGATTTGTTAGAATGATTCTTCACTCTGGAAA GTATGAATGTGGCAATAGGTTGAGTCCTGAACATGAGAGAACTATTCTAGAGAGGGTGCTTCCTTATCATCCAGCATATGAAGACAAGATAGGATCTGGAGTTGATTACATCACG ATTGGGTACCATCCTACTTTTGAAAGCTCGAGATGTTTATTCATCGTTCGCAAGGATGGAGATTTGGTCGATTTCTCATACTGGAAATGCATAAAGGGCTTGATAAAGAAAAACTACCCTTTATACGCAGACAGCTTTATTCTCAGACATTTTAGGAAGCGTAGGCGCAATGACTGA
- the LOC121765629 gene encoding putative disease resistance protein RGA1: MAEAFLQVVLDNLSSLIKEEIGLILGVDVEMKKLGSTLTTIQAVLEDAEDKQLESRPIRDWLQKLTALAYEIDDILDECNTHVSKLKNSPSKFNRYNLKKILYRHNIARRMKQVNQKVEVVAAERGKFHLREIPIDRPKKSFTCLTRDGFPVEQV, translated from the coding sequence ATGGCAGAGGCATTTCTTCAAGTGGTTCTTGATAATCTAAGTTCTCTTATCAAGGAAGAGATTGGACTGATCTTGGGGGTCGATGTTGAGATGAAGAAGCTCGGCAGCACTCTCACTACCATCCAAGCTGTGTTGGAGGATGCCGAAGACAAGCAACTCGAGAGCAGGCCAATTCGAGACTGGCTTCAGAAGCTTACTGCTCTTGCTTATGAGATTGATGACATTTTGGATGAGTGTAACACTCATGTCTCCAAACTCAAAAACTCTCCCTCAAAATTCAACCGCTACAACCTCAAGAAAATTCTGTATCGCCACAACATCGCAAGGAGGATGAAACAAGTCAATCAGAAAGTGGAGGTTGTTGCTGCGGAGCGCGGTAAATTTCACTTGCGGGAGATACCCATTGATAGGCCAAAAAAAAGTTTCACTTGCCTCACGCGAGACGGCTTCCCTGTTGAACAAGTCTAA
- the LOC121765164 gene encoding putative disease resistance protein RGA4 isoform X1, which yields MNITSILELTSLRVLYATQKAIKDLPPSIGNLKHLRYLNLSCSEIRTLPNSLCTLWNLQTLNLDMCHRLVALPKKLNSLANLQHLCLSYCKSLCEMPPKTRELNGLKTLSMFIVGHHRDKLEELEYLNLSGRLEIMHLERVKDHMDAKKAKIEKKNNLRELSLSWERKYLSKLEMEVDERVLEALQPHPNLESLYIEGFSGRHLPLGELPHLEKLHLKNVRVEYIIEEVGCGHSVKIQFLALKELHLTDLPNLKGLSKEHESKEAFPNLETLRIKHCSSLILPTLSSFQKLKLLGCSSSTLCLLSEEDIPMNLEVDIEESLTCFPIETLAKFSKLRSLVVMGAKEISVTREGLQALKDLTKLSLEHCWTMRCLPEGMLGHLTALDFLHIWDCRELVELPEDIKHLHNLKFLFLTQLPMITRLPRAFQKLTWLQLQDLPKLESLPGQLPSLNRLVLIDCPKIVSIPALPNLKGISVNGFPQLERRCQRGSGEDWHKIAHVRSIYILP from the coding sequence ATGAACATTACTTCCATCTTGGAGCTCACAAGTTTAAGAGTATTATATGCAACTCAAAAAGCAATAAAAGATTTGCCTCCTTCCATAGGCAATCTTAAGCATTTGCGATACTTGAATTTGTCTTGTTCCGAAATTCGCACTCTCCCCAACTCGTTATGTACTCTTTGGAATTTGCAAACCCTCAACTTGGACATGTGTCATAGGCTTGTGGCTTTACCTAAGAAGCTCAATTCCTTAGCGAATCTCCAACATCTATGTTTGTCCTATTGCAAGTCATTGTGTGAGATGCCACCTAAAACAAGAGAATTAAATGGCCTGAAAACATTGAGTATGTTTATAGTGGGTCACCACAGAGATAAACTTGAGGAACTGGAATACTTGAACCTCAGTGGAAGGCTTGAGATTATGCATCTGGAGAGAGTAAAAGATCATATGGATGCAAAGAAAGCAAAgattgaaaagaaaaacaatctTCGAGAGTTGAGTTTGTCATGGGAAAGAAAGTATTTATCCAAGCTAGAGATGGAAGTTGATGAAAGGGTGTTGGAAGCACTTCAACCTCACCCCAATCTTGAATCTCTTTATATAGAAGGCTTCAGTGGTAGACATCTTCCACTGGGAGAGTTACCTCATCTTGAGAAGCTGCATTTGAAGAATGTGAGGGTGGAgtatattattgaagaagttgGGTGTGGACACTCAGTAAAGATACAGTTCCTAGCTTTGAAAGAATTGCATTTAACTGATCTCCCTAATCTTAAGGGACTTTCAAAGGAGCATGAGAGTAAAGAAGCATTCCCAAATCTTGAAACTCTAAGGATTAAGCATTGCTCTTCATTAATACTGCCAACACTTTCATCCTTTCAAAAGTTGAAGTTACTAGGATGCAGTAGCTCAACTTTGTGTTTATTATCTGAGGAGGACATTCCTATGAATCTCGAAGTGGATATTGAGGAGAGCCTGACATGTTTCCCTATAGAAACATTGGCAAAGTTCAGTAAGCTCCGATCACTGGTTGTTATGGGTGCAAAAGAGATCTCTGTGACAAGAGAAGGTTTGCAAGCCTTAAAAGATCTTACAAAATTAAGTCTAGAGCATTGTTGGACAATGAGATGTTTACCGGAAGGAATGTTGGGGCACCTTACTGCTCTGGATTTCCTCCATATATGGGACTGCCGAGAGTTAGTTGAGCTGCCAGAGGATATTAAACATCTCCATAATCTTAAGTTTCTCTTCTTAACACAACTTCCCATGATAACGCGCTTGCCTCGAGCCTTTCAAAAGCTCACTTGGCTACAACTACAAGATCTTCCTAAGCTGGAATCACTCCCAGGTCAGCTACCATCTCTTAATAGACTCGTTCTTATAGACTGCCCAAAGATTGTATCAATTCCAGCTCTGCCAAATCTGAAAGGTATATCAGTCAATGGATTCCCACAACTGGAAAGGAGATGTCAAAGAGGAAGTGGAGAGGATTGGCACAAGATTGCCCACGTTCGAAGCATCTATATTTTACCATAA
- the LOC121765032 gene encoding putative late blight resistance protein homolog R1C-3 isoform X2 encodes MFIQVNKESKIKNVRIQGHFELRAWVKVGRKCAPSDVLRGVLAQVDPNTQDQMLTQGDDDDDLKLVGVLEDILKDKKCLIVLDDVWEWDTRHLIDNLPQEDVRILLTSRFRIEESPNQVVVRLLNEEESKKLLCEKVFGEEDFPPHLKKLGEKIAKKCEGLPLMIVTVAELLSEVDKTRELEYWTEVAEKQHNSVFVDAYNQISKEK; translated from the exons ATGTTTATACAAGTGAATAAAGAATCAAAGATTAAAAATGTTAGAATTCAGGGACATTTTGAGCTTCGAGCATGGGTCAAAGTGGGCAGAAAATGTGCACCGAGTGATGTACTACGAGGCGTTCTGGCTCAAGTGGATCCCAACACTCAAGACCAAATGCTTACCCAAGGAGACGATGATGACGACCTGAAATTAGTTGGAGTCCTGGAAGACATATTGAAGGATAAGAAATGTCTCATTGTGTTGGATGATGTATGGGAATGGGACACACGACATTTGATTGATAACTTGCCACAGGAGGATGTACGAATCTTGCTTACAAGCAGGTTCAGAATTGAAGAATCTCCAAATCAAGTAGTAGTACGCTTGttgaatgaagaagaaagtaaGAAATTGCTTTGTGAAAAGGTGTTCGGTGAAGAGGATTTCCCTCCTCACCTTAAGAAATTGGGAGAGAAGATTGCCAAAAAATGTGAAGGTCTTCCACTTATGATAGTCACAGTTGCAGAGCTCCTATCCGAAGTAGACAAGACCCGGGAATTGGAATACTGGACTGAGGTAGCCGAAAAACAACATAATTCAGTTTTTGTGGATGCATATAATCAAATATCAAAG gaaaaataa
- the LOC121765164 gene encoding disease resistance protein RGA2-like isoform X3, producing MAEAFLQLVLNNLSSLIKEEIGLILGVDNEMKKLCSTLTTIQAVLEDAEDKQIESKPIRDWLQKLTALAYEIDDILDECNTHVSKLNHTHSKLSRYSLKKLLYRHNIARRIKQVNEKVEAVVAERAKFHLREMPVDRPREAAPTSRETASLLNQFDKIHGREEDKDTIVKMLVNEVKDKQEMSVLPIIGVGGLGKTTLARLVFNDPQVEEHFDGVEKVRVCSTWMLQSVDSGNC from the exons ATGGCAGAGGCATTTCTTCAACTCGTTCTTAATAATCTGAGCTCTCTTATCAAGGAGGAGATCGGATTGATCTTGGGTGTTGACAATGAGATGAAGAAGCTCTGCAGCACTCTCACCACCATCCAAGCTGTGTTGGAGGATGCAGAAGACAAGCAAATCGAGAGCAAGCCAATTCGTGACTGGCTGCAGAAGCTCACCGCTCTTGCTTATGAGATTGATGACATTTTGGATGAGTGCAACACTCATGTCTCCAAACTCAACCACACACATTCCAAACTCAGCCGCTACAGCCTGAAGAAATTATTGTATCGCCACAATATAGCAAGGAGGATAAAGCAAGTCAACGAGAAAGTGGAGGCAGTTGTTGCGGAGCGTGCTAAGTTTCATCTACGCGAGATGCCTGTTGATAGGCCAAGAGAAGCTGCTCCTACCTCACGCGAGACGGCTTCCCTGTTGAACCAGTTTGATAAGATTCATGGCAGGGAAGAAGATAAAGACACGATTGTGAAGATGTTGGTGAATGAGGTGAAGGACAAACAAGAGATGTCCGTGCTGCCAATCATCGGTGTTGGCGGCCTTGGCAAGACCACTCTCGCTCGACTAGTCTTCAACGATCCGCAGGTGGAAGAGCATTTTGAC GGAGTGGAGAAGGTTCGGGTCTGCAGCACTTGGATGCTACAGAGCGTCGACTCTGGGAATTGTTGA
- the LOC121765164 gene encoding disease resistance protein RGA2-like isoform X4: protein MAEAFLQLVLNNLSSLIKEEIGLILGVDNEMKKLCSTLTTIQAVLEDAEDKQIESKPIRDWLQKLTALAYEIDDILDECNTHVSKLNHTHSKLSRYSLKKLLYRHNIARRIKQVNEKVEAVVAERAKFHLREMPVDRPREAAPTSRETASLLNQFDKIHGREEDKDTIVKMLVNEVKDKQEMSVLPIIGVGGLGKTTLARLVFNDPQGVEKVRVCSTWMLQSVDSGNC, encoded by the exons ATGGCAGAGGCATTTCTTCAACTCGTTCTTAATAATCTGAGCTCTCTTATCAAGGAGGAGATCGGATTGATCTTGGGTGTTGACAATGAGATGAAGAAGCTCTGCAGCACTCTCACCACCATCCAAGCTGTGTTGGAGGATGCAGAAGACAAGCAAATCGAGAGCAAGCCAATTCGTGACTGGCTGCAGAAGCTCACCGCTCTTGCTTATGAGATTGATGACATTTTGGATGAGTGCAACACTCATGTCTCCAAACTCAACCACACACATTCCAAACTCAGCCGCTACAGCCTGAAGAAATTATTGTATCGCCACAATATAGCAAGGAGGATAAAGCAAGTCAACGAGAAAGTGGAGGCAGTTGTTGCGGAGCGTGCTAAGTTTCATCTACGCGAGATGCCTGTTGATAGGCCAAGAGAAGCTGCTCCTACCTCACGCGAGACGGCTTCCCTGTTGAACCAGTTTGATAAGATTCATGGCAGGGAAGAAGATAAAGACACGATTGTGAAGATGTTGGTGAATGAGGTGAAGGACAAACAAGAGATGTCCGTGCTGCCAATCATCGGTGTTGGCGGCCTTGGCAAGACCACTCTCGCTCGACTAGTCTTCAACGATCCGCAG GGAGTGGAGAAGGTTCGGGTCTGCAGCACTTGGATGCTACAGAGCGTCGACTCTGGGAATTGTTGA
- the LOC121765032 gene encoding putative late blight resistance protein homolog R1A-10 isoform X1 has product MFIQVNKESKIKNVRIQGHFELRAWVKVGRKCAPSDVLRGVLAQVDPNTQDQMLTQGDDDDDLKLVGVLEDILKDKKCLIVLDDVWEWDTRHLIDNLPQEDVRILLTSRFRIEESPNQVVVRLLNEEESKKLLCEKVFGEEDFPPHLKKLGEKIAKKCEGLPLMIVTVAELLSEVDKTRELEYWTEVAEKQHNSVFVDAYNQISKVFFPSYDYLPQYFKMIFLYMGSFPPYCDIEIGDLIRRLRAEGFLESIGAGTLDDSIVKCFKILCHWHNLILYEGKIKSWFSKGEFRVHSCWQYVCKKEASKIKFVHVLQSCDDVMKGQRRLCAHHNTLFAFKQVYDSIKSSCASTARSLLCLGPYHQYPVPIHDMDFKLLRVLDAHEVRFYRIPLDIMKLVSLNYLALTCNGEIPVSISNLFHLQSLTIHPHINIKKRGAPLYMPMVIWDMPELQHISIFGRDLPTPKSDAALEKLFSLFGVSAKSCIRKNLKKIPNLRMLEIMMELKPYDDDDDINPLSGLEYISKELHKLQLLSYKVMNPDMRYQSIVPLSMFPSSLEFLTLSGLGCPWKHMNDIGSLLPNLKNLELNHYAFCGPEWNIESGCFLTLNTLVIEDTDLMQLRPQHGSLPKLELLSIRHCYKLQQVDWTCDPSMVTKPTIELVECSPSVVAFSEKLRPHFKVRCHSSF; this is encoded by the coding sequence ATGTTTATACAAGTGAATAAAGAATCAAAGATTAAAAATGTTAGAATTCAGGGACATTTTGAGCTTCGAGCATGGGTCAAAGTGGGCAGAAAATGTGCACCGAGTGATGTACTACGAGGCGTTCTGGCTCAAGTGGATCCCAACACTCAAGACCAAATGCTTACCCAAGGAGACGATGATGACGACCTGAAATTAGTTGGAGTCCTGGAAGACATATTGAAGGATAAGAAATGTCTCATTGTGTTGGATGATGTATGGGAATGGGACACACGACATTTGATTGATAACTTGCCACAGGAGGATGTACGAATCTTGCTTACAAGCAGGTTCAGAATTGAAGAATCTCCAAATCAAGTAGTAGTACGCTTGttgaatgaagaagaaagtaaGAAATTGCTTTGTGAAAAGGTGTTCGGTGAAGAGGATTTCCCTCCTCACCTTAAGAAATTGGGAGAGAAGATTGCCAAAAAATGTGAAGGTCTTCCACTTATGATAGTCACAGTTGCAGAGCTCCTATCCGAAGTAGACAAGACCCGGGAATTGGAATACTGGACTGAGGTAGCCGAAAAACAACATAATTCAGTTTTTGTGGATGCATATAATCAAATATCAAAGGTATTTTTCCCAAGCTATGACTATTTACCTCAATATTTCAAAATGATTTTTCTCTATATGGGATCTTTCCCTCCATATTGTGATATTGAAATAGGCGATCTCATTCGTCGATTGAGAGCTGAAGGGTTTCTTGAATCGATTGGAGCAGGAACTTTGGATGATTCTATAGTTAAATGCTTTAAAATTCTTTGTCATTGGCATAATCTTATTTTAtatgaaggaaaaataaaatcttGGTTCTCAAAGGGGGAGTTTCGGGTGCATTCGTGTTGGCAATACGTGTGTAAGAAAGAAGCTAGTAAGATCAAGTTTGTGCATGTTCTACAAAGTTGCGATGATGTTATGAAAGGCCAGCGGCGGTTGTGTGCCCATCATAACACTTTATTTGCCTTCAAACAAGTGTATGATTCAATAAAAAGTAGTTGTGCATCCACTGCCCGTTCTCTCCTTTGTTTGGGTCCTTACCACCAATATCCGGTGCCAATACATGATATGGATTTCAAGTTGCTCAGGGTGTTAGACGCTCATGAGGTCCGATTTTACCGTATCCCACTTGATATTATGAAACTAGTTTCTCTAAATTATCTTGCCCTAACTTGCAATGGAGAGATCCCTGTTTCCATATCCAACCTTTTTCACCTTCAGTCATTGACTATCCATCCACATATAAACATTAAAAAGCGTGGGGCTCCGTTATACATGCCGATGGTAATATGGGACATGCCAGAGCTACAACATATTAGTATCTTCGGAAGAGACCTACCAACCCCAAAGTCTGATGCTGCGTTGGAAAAACTCTTTAGTCTTTTTGGTGTCAGTGCCAAGAGTTGCATAAGAAAAAATCTCAAGAAAATCCCTAATTTAAGGATGTTAGAAATTATGATGGAGTTGAAGCCTtatgatgatgacgatgataTCAACCCATTGAGTGGCTTGGAATACATCTCAAAGGAACTCCACAAGTTGCAACTACTATCATATAAAGTAATGAACCCTGACATGAGGTATCAGTCTATAGTTCCTCTTTCAATGTTCCCATCAAGTCTTGAATTTTTGACGTTGAGTGGCTTAGGGTGTCCTTGGAAGCACATGAATGACATTGGTTCGCTGCTACCAAATCTTAAGAACCTCGAGTTAAATCACTATGCCTTTTGTGGCCCAGAGTGGAATATAGAATCAGGGTGTTTTTTGACACTTAATACACTTGTTATCGAAGACACTGATTTGATGCAATTGAGACCTCAACATGGAAGCCTCCCAAAGCTTGAACTCCTAAGCATAAGGCATTGCTACAAATTACAACAAGTCGATTGGACTTGTGATCCCTCAATGGTCACAAAGCCTACAATTGAATTGGTTGAGTGCAGTCCTTCAGTTGTCGCTTTCTCTGAGAAATTAAGACCTCACTTTAAAGTTCGTTGCCATTCTTCTTTTTGA
- the LOC121765164 gene encoding disease resistance protein RGA2-like isoform X2 codes for MAEAFLQLVLNNLSSLIKEEIGLILGVDNEMKKLCSTLTTIQAVLEDAEDKQIESKPIRDWLQKLTALAYEIDDILDECNTHVSKLNHTHSKLSRYSLKKLLYRHNIARRIKQVNEKVEAVVAERAKFHLREMPVDRPREAAPTSRETASLLNQFDKIHGREEDKDTIVKMLVNEVKDKQEMSVLPIIGVGGLGKTTLARLVFNDPQVEEHFDVRIWVCVSDNFEMKTLVNALIESATGSGEGSGLQHLDATERRLWELLSKKRYLIVMDDVWNDHQDKWFELRDVLSCGSAGSSVVGNEICDELLLRSLLQTNGVNINVIGMHDLVHDLAESIMENKVSGIQSERNLASASTVREVNLLKKLPCFLKFFSKI; via the coding sequence ATGGCAGAGGCATTTCTTCAACTCGTTCTTAATAATCTGAGCTCTCTTATCAAGGAGGAGATCGGATTGATCTTGGGTGTTGACAATGAGATGAAGAAGCTCTGCAGCACTCTCACCACCATCCAAGCTGTGTTGGAGGATGCAGAAGACAAGCAAATCGAGAGCAAGCCAATTCGTGACTGGCTGCAGAAGCTCACCGCTCTTGCTTATGAGATTGATGACATTTTGGATGAGTGCAACACTCATGTCTCCAAACTCAACCACACACATTCCAAACTCAGCCGCTACAGCCTGAAGAAATTATTGTATCGCCACAATATAGCAAGGAGGATAAAGCAAGTCAACGAGAAAGTGGAGGCAGTTGTTGCGGAGCGTGCTAAGTTTCATCTACGCGAGATGCCTGTTGATAGGCCAAGAGAAGCTGCTCCTACCTCACGCGAGACGGCTTCCCTGTTGAACCAGTTTGATAAGATTCATGGCAGGGAAGAAGATAAAGACACGATTGTGAAGATGTTGGTGAATGAGGTGAAGGACAAACAAGAGATGTCCGTGCTGCCAATCATCGGTGTTGGCGGCCTTGGCAAGACCACTCTCGCTCGACTAGTCTTCAACGATCCGCAGGTGGAAGAGCATTTTGACGTAAGGATTTGGGTTTGTGTTTCTGATAACTTTGAGATGAAGACTTTGGTGAATGCCTTGATTGAATCTGCCACAGGGAGTGGAGAAGGTTCGGGTCTGCAGCACTTGGATGCTACAGAGCGTCGACTCTGGGAATTGTTGAGCAAAAAAAGATATTTGATTGTGATGGATGACGTCTGGAACGACCACCAGGATAAATGGTTTGAGTTGAGAGATGTTCTATCATGTGGCTCAGCCGGTTCATCGGTTGTTGGGAATGAAATATGTGATGAGTTGCTGCTTAGATCTCTTCTACAAACAAATGGTGTTAATATTAATGTGATCGGTATGCATGATCTCGTTCATGATTTGGCAGAATCAATAATGGAGAACAAAGTTTCGGGAATACAAAGTGAAAGAAATCTCGCAAGTGCATCAACTGTCCGCGAGGTAAATTTGCTAAAAAAACTGCCTTGTTTCCTAAAGTTTTTCAGCAAGATATGA
- the LOC121765801 gene encoding ABSCISIC ACID-INSENSITIVE 5-like protein 5 codes for MGSNLNFKNFANEPPAGGGGRVANNSPLTRQSSVYSLTFDEFQNTIGGSGKDFGSMNMDELLKSIWSAEDNQNFTPAIGGGGGDAGGGGSGGQEGGGLQRQGSLILPRTISQKTVDEVWRDMSKEGAAAKEGAVSVASFGMPQRQQTLGEITLEEFLVRAGVVREEAQLAAAANNAGIFGDLWHPVNNNSGLGFGFQQQQQAGRNLGLIGAGVTETSNPMAAQSAANLPLNVNGIRSSAQQMENHQLQQQQRQHQPQQILPKQSAMGYGSAMGIPSNGQLSSPRIRGGMVGISDPGMNNSPVHNSALQGGGLGMVGLGSNGSPAVSSDGLSKSNGDTSSVSPVPYVFNGGLRGRKSAALEKVVERRQRRMIKNRESAARSRARKQAYTMELEAEVAKLKEENEQLQKKQAEIMEMQKNQELEMVKQQSGAKRQCLRRTQTGPW; via the exons ATGGGGAGTAATTTAAATTTCAAGAATTTCGCGAACGAGCCACCAGCTGGCGGTGGCGGGAGGGTGGCGAATAATAGCCCGTTGACGCGACAGTCCTCTGTCTATTCTTTAACCTTTGACGAGTTCCAGAATACTATTGGGGGGAGTGGGAAGGATTTTGGGtcaatgaacatggatgagcTATTGAAGAGTATATGGAGTGCAGAAGATAATCAGAACTTCACACCCGCcattggtggtggtggtggagatgcCGGTGGTGGTGGGAGTGGTGGTCAAGAAGGGGGTGGCTTGCAGAGGCAGGGATCGTTGATCCTTCCCCGGACAATAAGCCAGAAGACGGTTGATGAGGTGTGGAGGGATATGTCGAAAGAGGGTGCTGCAGCAAAGGAGGGAGCCGTCAGCGTTGCTAGTTTTGGCATGCCACAGAGGCAGCAGACGTTGGGGGAGATTACACTTGAGGAGTTCTTGGTGAGGGCCGGGGTCGTGAGGGAGGAGGCTCAGTTGGCTGCTGCTGCTAACAATGCTGGGATTTTCGGTGATCTGTGGCACCCTGTGAATAACAACTCAGGTTTGGGGTTCGGAtttcagcagcagcagcaggcTGGTAGGAATTTGGGGTTGATTGGTGCTGGGGTTACTGAAACTAGTAATCCGATGGCTGCGCAATCGGCTGCTAACTTACCATTGAATGTGAATGGCATAAGGTCTTCTGCACAGCAGATGGAGAATCATCAGCTGCAGCAGCAGCAAAGGCAACATCAGCCTCAGCAGATCCTTCCTAAACAGTCCGCGATGGGTTATGGATCAGCTATGGGGATTCCAAGTAACGGTCAGTTAAGTAGCCCACGGATTAGGGGCGGAATGGTTGGGATTTCTGACCCGGGAATGAATAACTCACCAGTCCATAATTCAGCTTTGCAAGGTGGAGGGCTTGGGATGGTTGGTTTGGGGTCTAATGGATCTCCAGCTGTTTCGTCAGACGGGCTCTCCAAGAGTAACGGGGATACATCTTCAGTGTCGCCTGTTCCTTATGTGTTTAACGGGGGTTTGAGAGGTCGGAAGAGTGCTGCTCTGGAGAAGGTGGTTGAAAGGAGGCAGAGGAGGATGATAAAGAACAGAGAGTCGGCTGCAAGGTCACGAGCTCGCAAGCAG GCTTACACTATGGAGTTGGAAGCAGAAGTTGCCAAACTAAAGGAGGAAAACGAACAATTGCAGAAGAAACAGGCAGAGATAATGGAAATGCAGAAGAATCAG GAGCTGGAGATGGTAAAACAGCAGAGTGGGGCGAAGAGACAGTGCTTGAGAAGGACGCAGACTGGGCCGTGGTAA
- the LOC121763694 gene encoding putative disease resistance protein RGA3, with translation MVSVKRGSIMWLNWLIRHRHHTPKEAFPKDYYVTKKQLILLWIAHGYISSKGTLQVEEVGNQICNELLLRSLLQSNGVKQSMTSMHCLVHDLAESIMEHKVPGIQSKGNLASASTIRQVNLLQKPALFPKTFQQDMNITSVLELTSLRVLNAKAIKELPPSIGNLKHLRHLNLSSSEICTLPSSLCTLWNLQFLNLDYCDRLMALPKKLTSLRNLQHLCLWECKSLCEMPSKIRELNDLKTLSMFVVGLNQLEELECLNLS, from the exons ATGGTTTCAGTTAAAAGAGGTTCTATCATGTGGCTCAACTGGCTCATCCGTCATCGTCACCACACGCCAAAAGAAG CCTTTCCTAAAGACTATTACGTTACAAAGAAACAACTAATCCTTCTATGGATAGCTCATGGCTACATTTCATCAAAGGGGACTTTACAAGTGGAAgaagttggaaatcaaataTGTAATGAGTTACTGCTCAGATCTCTTCTACAATCAAATGGCGTTAAGCAGAGCATGACCAGTATGCATTGTCTCGTTCATGACCTGGCTGAATCAATAATGGAGCACAAAGTTCCTGGAATACAGAGTAAAGGAAATCTAGCAAGTGCATCAACTATCCGACAGGTTAATTTGCTACAAAAACCCGCTTTGTTTCCTAAAACTTTTCAGCAAGACATGAACATTACTTCCGTCTTAGAGCTTACTAGTTTAAGAGTATTAAATGCAAAAGCAATAAAAGAGTTGCCTCCTTCCATCGGCAATCTTAAACATTTACGACACTTGAATTTGTCTAGCTCCGAAATTTGCACTCTCCCAAGCTCATTATGTACTCTTTGGAATTTGCAATTCCTTAACTTAGATTACTGTGATAGGCTTATGGCTTTGCCTAAAAAGCTCACATCATTACGTAATCTCCAACATCTATGTTTGTGGGAATGCAAGTCATTGTGTGAGATGCCATCTAAAATTAGAGAGTTGAATGACCTGAAAACATTGAGCATGTTTGTAGTGGGTCTCAACCAACTTGAGGAACTGGAATGTTTGAATCTTAGTTGA